The nucleotide sequence ACCGGTGATCGGGCACGTGTGGCGCTGGCTGACGGTGGAGTGGCCGGTCCCGGTCGAGTGCGTGTTCGCCCGCTTGGTTCTCGGTACGCACGCACTGAGGGAATGTGCCCGGTGCGGGCCGGACGGGTGTCCGCTCTGGGCCTGGGCCAGTGAGGTACACCGCCGGGAGCACGCCGTGCGGGTGCTGCTCGGCGGGACGCTGCCGGCGGCGGTCACCGCCGGGGACGTACGCGCGGCGCTGGAGCGGGTCCGATGAGCATGGTCCCGGAGTCCGCGCCCGGCCTGGCCGTCGACTGGGCCTGGACCACGATCACCGCGCACGCTGAGGGTCGGGACTGCAACGGCTGCCGGGGCTCGTGGTGCCCGACCGCCGCTCTGGGTCGTCATCACCGACCGGCTGGTCGGCCCGGACCCGGAGCGGCGCCGGCTCGTCACCGTGTTGGCCCGGCAGGTGATGACGGCGCACTGGCCGCGCACGGGAGACGGCTGCCGGCCGTGCGGCCTGCCGGACTGCGGGCGGGGTGAACTCGCAGGGACGTGGTTGGCGGTGGTCGGGGAGCCGGCGGTGCCGGACAGCGTGCTGATCCTGCGCCCGTCGGCAACACCGTCGGTCGAGGAGGTGCGGCGGATCACCGGCATGGACGGCCACGCCTAATCCCTCCGATCCGATCTGATCACGGAGGGTGGCTTCCTTGGTCGTGATGGGACAGGCATTGACCCTCCCGGCACCGTACCCCCGTACTCGAACAGGTTGTGCCACCCTTGCCCTCGGAATCTGTCGGACTCTTCGCGGATCCCGTCGGTCGTCCGGATCGACTCCTTCCGACGGCTGCAGCTGCCCACAGACCTGGGGTGGAAACATGACCGTTCCTCCGATCTCCGGCACGACCCGGCTGTACGCGGTGCTGGGCGACCCCGTCACCCAGGTCAAGGCACCCGGTCTGGTGAATCCGCTCTTCGCCGCGGAGGAAGTCGACGCGGTGCTGGTGCCGGTGCACGTCCGGCCCGACCGGCTCGGCGAGGTCATCGCCGGCCTGACGGTGATGGCCAACGTGGACGGTCTACTGGTGACCGTGCCGCACAAAATCGCGGTGTGCCGGTACGCCGATCGGCTGGCCCCCGCCGCGGTCGTCGCCGGGAGCGCCAACGCACTGCGGCGGGAGCCCGACGGTGGTTGGCTGGCGGACAACGTCGACGGCGTCCGATTCGTCCGTGGGCTGCGGGCGGCGGGGCACGATCCGGCCGGCCGGCGGGTCGCGCTGGTCGGGGCCGGTGGTGCCGGCGGCGCGATCGCGGCGGCCCTGGTCGATGCGGGTGTGGCTCGACTGCGCATCTCGGATACCGACCGGGTCCGGCGCGACGAACTGGTGTCGAGGACGAACAGCCGCCGCCCGGGATCGGCGGTCGGCGTGGACGAGCCGCCCGGCGGGGACGTGGACCTCGCCGTGAACGCGACGCCACTCGGGCTGCGTGACGACGACCCACTGCCGTTCAGCCCGGAATCATTGCCGCGAGACTGCGTCGTCGCCGACATCATCATGGCCCCCGAGCGGACGCGCCTGCTGCGCGAGGCCGAGGGCGCCGGCCGGCATGTCCACCCGGGCATCCACATGCTCCGCTTCCAGCTCGACTCGTACCGGGCGTTCTTCGGTTTCTGACGCCTGCTGGACACCGCACCGGCACCTCCGGCCGGGCTCGGCCGGCGGGCACCGGGAGCCCCGCGACGAGCGGCACGCACGCAGCGCCAGATCGCCCGTGCCTTCGGGATCAGCCACCACACCGTCGACGGCTACCTACGACGGATCCGGGCGAAGCTCGGGCTGGGCAACAAGGCCGAGCTGACCAGGGCCGCCGTGCTCGGCCACCTCACTCCAACGCAGCCCACCCCGGTTCGACCGGCCCGACTCGTCCCCGGCACGGTCGGCGGTGCCCGAACCGCGTGTTCGCTGCCGGAGAGGGCCGGTCCGCCGAGGGCCAGCCCTTCGGCTCTGGTCCTGACCTGAAGGGGCCGGCGTCGGATGTGCATGACCTACGATGTCCGTCGTGCGCTCGGGCGTGCCGACGCGTCCCGGGCACGACGGCGGCGTCGGCGGGTGAGCGGAGAGGCTGGGGCCGTGCAGGAGGGTCCGATCGACTACGACGGGCGGTTCGCGTCCGCCGAGGGTGCCGACGGTGGACCGTCCTCGATCGAACGTACCTGGCTGTCGTTGCCGACCGGTCGGATAGTCGCTACGGATCCGCTCGGCGGGAACCACGACGACCCTCCAGCCCCCTTCGTCCAGGTCGTGCCACCCGGCCGCTACCGGGTGGACCTCCTGGTGACCGACCGACGCGTCGCCGCGGCCCGACTTGTCGTCCGGGACGAGCCGGCGGCAAGCTGGGAGAGCGCGTCGCCGGAAGGCATCTCCGACGGCAGCGATGCCGAGGTCACTGGCTACGACGTCAATGCCGGCACCGGGTGTTTCACCGACGAACAGACGTTCCGGCAGCTCTCGGCGGAGCCCGGGTCCGACTGGCAGCTCACGCTCCTGGAGGATCTGGCCTGGCTGCCCGACGGACCGACCGGCATACCCCGCCGCGAGGTCGACGGTTGCTCCGGCGCCGAGGGGGACGAGAACGTCCTGGTCGCGTTTCCCTCGGGTGAGGGCGACGGGACGTACCGCACCTGGGTCGGCCGCACGGAGCACGGTGAGGTCACCTGCTTCGTCACCGACTTCCTGCTGGAGGACGAATAGCTGCCTCGCCGGCATTCGGTCAGCCCCGTGGTCTGCCCTGACCGGACAGACCGCCGAGCGTTTCAGGGTTCGTGGCAGCGGCGCAGACCGTGGCGTGCGGAAGTACGGACGCGCTGCCACTCAGCCGAGGAACGTAACAGTCTCCGACAGCGGGGCGCGGTGGGGGCGCGGATGCACCACCGCCGGGTCGGCGAAGCCGATCGACATGCCGCAGAACAACATTCGGTCGGGAGGCGGCGCGATCACATCGCCGACACTGCGGTGGTACTCGGCCCAAGCCTCCTGGGTACAACTGTGCAGCCCCTCGGCCCGCAGCAGTAGCATCACGGTCTGTAGGTACATGCCCGCGTCGGACCACCGCGGTGCCGGCATGTCCCGGTCCAGATAGCAGAACAGTGCCGTGCCGGCTCCGAAGCAGTTCCAGTTCTCGGCTCGAACCGGGCCCGAGTGGCGACATCGTCGCGCGCGATGCCGAGCGAGCCGTAGCGGGCTTCGCCCAGCGCCGCCAATCGTTCGAGGTAGGGCGAGCGCAACTCGGGCGGGTAGATCGCGAACTCGCGATCGTCGCCGCGATCACCGGCAGCCACCCGCTCGGCCACCCGCCTCTTCAGCTCTGTCAACGGCTCGCCAGACACCATGTAGACATGCCATGGCTGCAGGTTGCTGCCCGACGGAGCGTTGGCCGCCGCTGCCAGGACGCGTTGCAGGTGTTCCCGCGCCACGGGCCGATCGGTGAACCTGCGGATCGACTGCCTCGTCCGTACCGCATCGTAGACGTCCATCGCGTGAGCATACGAAGCGTCGAACACGTCGTACCCGGGGCCGAAGTTGCCGGAGAGCGGGCCCGTCGTGAGGCTCGACGCGGCTCGCGCCTGGCTCCGGAACCGCGAGGTCCATCCGGTGTGCACAATGTTGTCGCGCTCATCCGACGCGGCCCCTCCGTCGCGGGAGGGGCCGCACCTGTTCCTGTCGCTCTCTGGGATCGTTGGCCTGTCGGTCAGGCGACGGTGCAGGGAATGCCGTTGAGGGTGAAGGCGCTCGGTTCGGCCGTGTTGCCGGTGTGGGTGGCCTGGAAGCCGAACTCGACGGTCGCCCCCGGGGCGATGGTGCCGTTGTAGCTCACGTTACGCACACTCACCTGGCCGCTTGCGGGGGAGTAGGTGGCGTTCCAGGCCGAGGTGATGGACTGGCCTGCGGGCAGGGTGAAGGCAAGCGTCCAGCCGTCGATCGTCGAGGTGCCGGTGTTGGTGATGCCGATGCTGGCCGTGAAGCCGGAGTTCCAGGTGTTCATGGTGTAGGTGAGCCGGGGACCTGTCCCACCGCCGGGGGGTGTGGTGGGAACGACTGTGGGCGGAGCTGTGGGGGTGGCCGACGGGGTCGGCTGGGGGCCACCACTCACGCTGGTCACGAAGGTCATCACGCTGCGGGCCGGAAGCGTGACGGTGAGGGAGCCGTTCGACATTGTGAGCGCGCCCTGGGGTGCGACGGTCCGGCTGCCGTCGGTCAGCCAGTTCGAGACACTGCCGGACGCCGTGGTGTTCGACAGGGTGAACTGCTGGCTCACCGACGAGGTGTTCTTGTTGACGGCCACGATGACGACGGTGTCGCCGCCCCGGTACGCCGAGACGTAGACGTTCGACGCCGGGTTCGCCGTGGCGTCGATTCGTACGTATCCGGGGCGGACGAACCTGGAGTAGTGCACCATCATGGCGCCCCGCTTGCTTATCTGACCGTCCTCCCGCATGGGGCCGTAGCTGCGACGGAGGTACCACCAGACGTACGCCTGGAATTCGGCGTCCACCATCGCGCGGTGCACGTGCTCGCCCACGTCGAGCGCCTCGGGCCAGGCGTCGCCCGAGTTGGTGTTGCTGTTGGGGTAGTAGACCTCGGTCATCCAGAGCTCTTTGCCCGCCCCCTTCTGCCTGAAGAGGGGATAGGGAAAGTTCGAGTAGGACGTCCCGTAGAGGTGGGCCCCGATGATGTCCACGTTGGCCAGCGCCGTGGGGTCGTTGAGAATCGGGTCCGACATGGATTTGACGTACTGGAAGGACTCGGGTGCCATCACCCTGGTGCTGATCGAGCCGGCGTTCTCCCGCAGGAACCGGAGCATCTCGGCGGAGGTCCACCACGTCCAGTCGTGCGCGTAGTCGGGCTCGTTCTGCACGGAGATGCTGTAGAGGTTCACCCCGTTGTTCCGCATGTACGTCGTGAAGTCGTTCAGGTACTGGGCATAGGCGCCGTAGGAGCTGTACCTGAGGCGCTTCGCGTTGGTCTGGCTGCCGCGGGTGAAGGTCTCGATCATGCTGGCCGGGGGGTTCCACGGCGACGCGAAGACCGTGGCCCCGAGTTCGACCGCCCGCTTCGCCGTCGCCAGATCGCGGCTCCAGTCCGCCTGGGTCTCGCCGACGGGGATCCTCAGGATGGAGAACCCCAGCCGGCCCTCACCGGTGCCGAACGCCGTGTCCCGCTGGGCAGCTGTGAGGTCGCCGATCCAGCCCGCGTGGGTCATCGCGCCGAAGCCCTTGATCGTCTGTCGTGGCGCCGACGGATTGATGTTCGCCGTCGCGGCCGCGGCTTCCGTGGCCCGCATGACCGACGCGGCGACGGTGAGGACCGGTACGGCCCCCATGGTCGTCAGGATGGTTCTGCGGCTCAGCAGTCTCCGCTCGCCGACCACCGGCGCATTCTGATCTTGGTCCATGTTTCGTCCTTCTGGGCTGTTGGCTGATCCGCGCCTTCTCGATCCTGTCGGTCCGGTCGGCACCGGTCTGGTGTCACCACGGGGACTGATCCTGATCCCGGCCCCGACGCCAACCGTCCATCGATGACCATCCCTTGATTGCACACTCTGACAGAACCGGTCTACCTTCGCAATGACTGTTTCGGGGGCGAGCGTCGTCGTCGCCGGTACTGCGATGAGTAGGGAACTGCCGGTATTCGTGGAGCTGTCGCAGATTCTCATGGCTCCATGCGTCGAGCCCGAAATGGCTCCACGTGCCTCGTTACGAACTCGTTAACCCGCGGCGCCGCTCCGTTGAGGCAATCCGTCTGGGCGATGTGGAGCCAGGTGGCCGCACCAGAACGGCGTGGAGCTATGTGGAGCTATCCATGGAGCCATGCGCTACGGTTTCGGCATGGCGACCGGAAGCGCGGAGCGGCGGGCACGGGGCGAGATAGAGACCCTGCCGAGTGGATCGCTGCGGGTCCGGGTCTACGCGGGCATCGATCCCGCGTCGAAGAAGCGGCAGTACCTCGTGCAGACCGTGCCCGCCGGAGCCGACGCCGCGGACGAGGCGGACAGGGTGCGTGCTCGCCTGCTCCGGGAGGTCGCCGAACGCCGCGGTTCGCGGCAACGGCCCCCGCAGACGCCGGGCGGCGGAGCGTCTGACAGTGGAGCGTCGGACATTGGAGCGGCGGACCATACGGTGACGTCGAGCGACACGGCCGTCGAGGCCACGTCACTGGCGACCTCGGACGGCGGGAAGCCGCGGCGGCGACGCGGTGCGCTGACGGTGGCCGCGATCGCGCGACTGGCCGGCGTCTCGCCGCCGACGGTGTCGAAGGTGCTCAACGGCCGTCCGGGCGTGGCCCCGAAGACCCGCCGCCGGGTGGAGGAGCTGCTGCTCGGGCAGAACTACCGGCGTCCCGAGAAGGTCACCCGGGCCGCCTGCGTCGAGGTGGTCTTCTACGGCGCGCTGGGCCAGGTCGCTATGGAGCTGCTGCGGGGCGTCAAGCAGGTCGTGGTCGAGCGCGACTTCGCCGTCGGCTTCACCGACGTGGTGCGAGAGGCCGCGACCGGCCGCAACTGGGAACGGGACCTGCTGTCGCGTCGGCCGGCAGGCGTGATCACCGTGCAGATGGGCGTCGTGCCGGAACAGCACGGGCTGTTGGCCGCCTGCGCCATCCCTGTCGTGGTGGTGGACCCCACGGTGGAGCCGCTGCATCCGGTGCCCTCGGTGGCGGCGGCCAACCGCCGTGGCGCCTTCGCCGCCGCCCAGCACCTGCTCGCCCTGGGCCATCGACGTATCGCCGTGATCAGCGGACCGCTCGACCGCCTGTGCGCGCGGGAACGTCTGGACGGCGTGCGAGCGGCCCTCGCGGCGGGCGGCGCGCCGCTGGACGAGCGTCTGCTCCGGCCCGGACTGTGGTTCTCGTTCGACGACGGCCACCGGCAGGCCGCTGAGCTGCTACGCCTCGGCGAGCCACCGACGGCGGTACTCTGCGGCAACGATCTCCAGGCATTCGGCGCCTACGAGGCGGCCCGGCAGGCCGGGCTACGCATCCCGGACGACCTGAGCGTGGTCGGCTTCGACGACATCTCGTACGCCGGCTGGTGCGGACCGCCGCTGACCACGGTGCGGCAGCCGATCACCGAGATGGGCGCCACCGCCGCCCGGCTCGTGCTGGCCCTGACCGCCGGGGAGACCATCAGCCAGACCCATGTCGAGCTGGCCACGACCCTGGTCGTGCGCGGCAGCACGGCCGCGCCCGCGCGACAATGACCGAGAACGGCCCCGGACCCGCGGCGGACCACCGGGCCGAACCACTGACGTCAGGGCTTGTAGCCGACCGCGCCGTAGGCGGTGACGTCGCGGGCGGCGGGCCGGGGCTGCGGCTCCGACTCGGCCCGCCACTCGGCGAGCGGGACGATCCCCGGCGACACCAGCTCCAGGTCGGTGTAGAAGCGGCCGATCTCCTCGGCGGTGCGGGCCCGGCCCTGTCCGTTCGCCGGGTTCTCCCGCCAGGCCGCCTCGATCTTGGCCACCAGCTCCGGCGGCAGGAAGTCGTTGGTGAAGTGGGTCATCACCAGCGCACTGCCCGACGGCAGTGGTGCGAGCAACTCCTCGACCAGGCCGTACGGGTCGTCCTCGTCGACGATGAAGTGCATGATCGCCACCAGCAGCACCGCTACCGGCTGCGCCAGGTCGAGCGTCGCGAGCAGGTCCGGGTGGCCGAGGATCTCCCGCGGTCGTCGCAGGTCGGCGTCCAGATAGGCGGTACGCCCCTGCGCGGTGCTGGTCAGCAGCGCCCGCGCGTGCGTCAGCACGATGGGGTCGTTGTCCACGTGGACGATCCGTGACTCCGGCGCGATCGACTGCGCGACCTCGTGGGTGTTGTCCACCGAGGGGATACCGGTGCCGATGTCGAGGAACTGCCGGATCCCGGCCTCCCGGGCCAGATAGCTCACCGCCCGGCGGAGGAATCGGCCGTTCTCCTGCACGGCCATCCGGGCGGTCGGATAGACCTTCCGCATCGCCTCGGCCGACTCGCGGTCGGCGGCGAAGTTGTCCTTGCCGCCGAGCAGGTAGTCGTACCGGCGGGCCGGGTGTGGCACCGTCGTGTCGATGCGGGCGGCGACACCCTCCACCGACGGCGACCGGGAACCAGGATCGGGCACCGAGACGTCCAGACCTACGTCGAAGCCGGGTCCATCGTAGGCGCCACGGTCGGCGCCGACCGGCGCCGGGGGGCGGCAGCTCGGCGCGGCCCCCGTCGGTTACCGGCGACAGGTGCCGGTGGCCGCTCTCAGTGACCTGCGCGGATTCCGTCCGCTGCTTCGGGCGGCGGGCCGCCGGAAGGCCCGGGAGGCTGTGGCCGGGCCCGG is from Micromonospora sp. WMMD1102 and encodes:
- a CDS encoding SAM-dependent methyltransferase, with amino-acid sequence MPDPGSRSPSVEGVAARIDTTVPHPARRYDYLLGGKDNFAADRESAEAMRKVYPTARMAVQENGRFLRRAVSYLAREAGIRQFLDIGTGIPSVDNTHEVAQSIAPESRIVHVDNDPIVLTHARALLTSTAQGRTAYLDADLRRPREILGHPDLLATLDLAQPVAVLLVAIMHFIVDEDDPYGLVEELLAPLPSGSALVMTHFTNDFLPPELVAKIEAAWRENPANGQGRARTAEEIGRFYTDLELVSPGIVPLAEWRAESEPQPRPAARDVTAYGAVGYKP
- a CDS encoding nitroreductase family protein, which translates into the protein MPAPRWSDAGMYLQTVMLLLRAEGLHSCTQEAWAEYHRSVGDVIAPPPDRMLFCGMSIGFADPAVVHPRPHRAPLSETVTFLG
- a CDS encoding nitroreductase family protein is translated as MDVYDAVRTRQSIRRFTDRPVAREHLQRVLAAAANAPSGSNLQPWHVYMVSGEPLTELKRRVAERVAAGDRGDDREFAIYPPELRSPYLERLAALGEARYGSLGIARDDVATRARFEPRTGTASEPARHCSAIWTGTCRHRGGPTRACTYRP
- a CDS encoding LacI family DNA-binding transcriptional regulator, which produces MATGSAERRARGEIETLPSGSLRVRVYAGIDPASKKRQYLVQTVPAGADAADEADRVRARLLREVAERRGSRQRPPQTPGGGASDSGASDIGAADHTVTSSDTAVEATSLATSDGGKPRRRRGALTVAAIARLAGVSPPTVSKVLNGRPGVAPKTRRRVEELLLGQNYRRPEKVTRAACVEVVFYGALGQVAMELLRGVKQVVVERDFAVGFTDVVREAATGRNWERDLLSRRPAGVITVQMGVVPEQHGLLAACAIPVVVVDPTVEPLHPVPSVAAANRRGAFAAAQHLLALGHRRIAVISGPLDRLCARERLDGVRAALAAGGAPLDERLLRPGLWFSFDDGHRQAAELLRLGEPPTAVLCGNDLQAFGAYEAARQAGLRIPDDLSVVGFDDISYAGWCGPPLTTVRQPITEMGATAARLVLALTAGETISQTHVELATTLVVRGSTAAPARQ
- a CDS encoding DUF4241 domain-containing protein; protein product: MQEGPIDYDGRFASAEGADGGPSSIERTWLSLPTGRIVATDPLGGNHDDPPAPFVQVVPPGRYRVDLLVTDRRVAAARLVVRDEPAASWESASPEGISDGSDAEVTGYDVNAGTGCFTDEQTFRQLSAEPGSDWQLTLLEDLAWLPDGPTGIPRREVDGCSGAEGDENVLVAFPSGEGDGTYRTWVGRTEHGEVTCFVTDFLLEDE
- a CDS encoding ThiF family adenylyltransferase, with product MTVPPISGTTRLYAVLGDPVTQVKAPGLVNPLFAAEEVDAVLVPVHVRPDRLGEVIAGLTVMANVDGLLVTVPHKIAVCRYADRLAPAAVVAGSANALRREPDGGWLADNVDGVRFVRGLRAAGHDPAGRRVALVGAGGAGGAIAAALVDAGVARLRISDTDRVRRDELVSRTNSRRPGSAVGVDEPPGGDVDLAVNATPLGLRDDDPLPFSPESLPRDCVVADIIMAPERTRLLREAEGAGRHVHPGIHMLRFQLDSYRAFFGF
- a CDS encoding cellulose binding domain-containing protein gives rise to the protein MDQDQNAPVVGERRLLSRRTILTTMGAVPVLTVAASVMRATEAAAATANINPSAPRQTIKGFGAMTHAGWIGDLTAAQRDTAFGTGEGRLGFSILRIPVGETQADWSRDLATAKRAVELGATVFASPWNPPASMIETFTRGSQTNAKRLRYSSYGAYAQYLNDFTTYMRNNGVNLYSISVQNEPDYAHDWTWWTSAEMLRFLRENAGSISTRVMAPESFQYVKSMSDPILNDPTALANVDIIGAHLYGTSYSNFPYPLFRQKGAGKELWMTEVYYPNSNTNSGDAWPEALDVGEHVHRAMVDAEFQAYVWWYLRRSYGPMREDGQISKRGAMMVHYSRFVRPGYVRIDATANPASNVYVSAYRGGDTVVIVAVNKNTSSVSQQFTLSNTTASGSVSNWLTDGSRTVAPQGALTMSNGSLTVTLPARSVMTFVTSVSGGPQPTPSATPTAPPTVVPTTPPGGGTGPRLTYTMNTWNSGFTASIGITNTGTSTIDGWTLAFTLPAGQSITSAWNATYSPASGQVSVRNVSYNGTIAPGATVEFGFQATHTGNTAEPSAFTLNGIPCTVA